A DNA window from Fundidesulfovibrio soli contains the following coding sequences:
- a CDS encoding helix-turn-helix transcriptional regulator, translating to MPQKLDPDSTAATKILALYTMLVFRPAGFFLGELADKLNCSKQTVLRLCTQLECFSAEFRTEVVGGRRRYWLDVPRLRPALGMAAHSINCLALCKNLASHLLPESMLEEAEEAIGKASLLLANLEERGGAMEAPVRVLGKGYIDYSPRQADLVRLLEASKKRLVCEVQYRKSDIDDARTHHFLPHRIVAHHGSLYADGWAIEDSPPNRVRFPMVLAVHRVVSMAITSIPAPDGTEPSAYNGQRTFGVMIGQSVGAVVEFAPQVAQYVRERIWSDDQSLVDMPGGGVRLEFTGGDIDEVASWVLSFGCQAKVVGPEELKSRIAKDVLAMSEFYQGG from the coding sequence ATGCCGCAGAAACTTGATCCGGACTCAACCGCCGCAACCAAGATCCTGGCGCTATACACCATGCTCGTGTTCCGGCCGGCCGGATTCTTTTTGGGGGAACTGGCGGACAAACTCAATTGTTCCAAACAGACAGTCCTGCGGTTGTGCACACAACTCGAATGCTTCTCGGCTGAGTTCCGCACGGAAGTCGTGGGAGGGCGACGCCGGTACTGGCTGGACGTCCCTCGCCTTCGCCCTGCGTTGGGCATGGCGGCGCACTCGATAAACTGCTTGGCCCTGTGCAAGAACCTCGCGAGCCACCTGCTGCCGGAAAGCATGTTGGAGGAGGCGGAAGAGGCCATCGGTAAAGCATCTCTGCTCCTGGCCAATCTGGAGGAAAGGGGCGGGGCGATGGAAGCCCCGGTCAGAGTCCTGGGCAAGGGCTATATCGACTACAGCCCCCGCCAAGCCGACCTGGTGCGCCTGTTGGAGGCGTCCAAGAAGCGCCTTGTTTGCGAGGTCCAATACAGGAAATCGGACATTGATGATGCCAGGACGCACCACTTCCTGCCGCACAGGATTGTCGCTCACCATGGGTCGCTCTACGCGGACGGCTGGGCGATCGAGGATTCGCCGCCCAACAGGGTACGCTTCCCCATGGTTCTGGCAGTGCACAGGGTCGTTTCCATGGCAATCACGAGCATTCCGGCACCGGATGGGACCGAACCGTCTGCGTACAACGGGCAGCGGACGTTTGGAGTCATGATCGGGCAGTCGGTCGGGGCCGTTGTGGAGTTTGCGCCTCAGGTTGCCCAGTACGTGCGGGAACGCATCTGGAGCGACGACCAATCCCTGGTGGATATGCCCGGCGGGGGAGTGCGGTTGGAGTTTACTGGCGGGGACATCGACGAGGTCGCCTCCTGGGTGTTGAGTTTCGGCTGCCAAGCCAAGGTCGTAGGACCTGAAGAACTCAAATCCAGAATCGCTAAGGATGTTTTGGCCATGTCGGAATTCTATCAAGGAGGGTAA
- a CDS encoding DUF6915 family protein — translation MERPWAKVFTRAFHALKKNPLHEQNQLAGGNMPSYEQHCRESMEMFGQAFGEVHLWLDEFAGNPPYGMRHRKLRHHEAGIRDVARLFGLQAAEAARRHIISDLTQEGWSEADPFPRDHAHYVSLGLF, via the coding sequence ATGGAACGCCCGTGGGCGAAGGTCTTCACCAGAGCCTTTCACGCGCTGAAGAAAAACCCACTTCACGAACAAAATCAACTTGCCGGAGGGAATATGCCTTCCTACGAGCAGCACTGCAGGGAGTCCATGGAGATGTTCGGTCAAGCATTCGGCGAGGTACACCTCTGGCTGGACGAGTTCGCCGGGAACCCCCCATACGGCATGCGCCACCGCAAGCTACGGCATCACGAGGCTGGCATCCGGGACGTCGCCCGTCTTTTCGGCCTTCAGGCCGCAGAAGCGGCGAGACGGCACATCATATCCGACCTCACGCAGGAAGGATGGAGCGAGGCTGATCCCTTTCCCCGAGATCATGCGCATTACGTCAGTTTGGGCCTGTTCTGA
- a CDS encoding exodeoxyribonuclease V subunit gamma, with protein MPELSVITGNRLEVLLQQLLDGAGTANSPFETRAVVVQSRGMERFLRLEIARRQGVCLGYSFPFPVMLAYELFDRVLGKGCGARADSLPVMTWRVLDLLRDIPEGDAFSPVRAYLLGTPTLNRWQLSREIARTFDRYLIFRPEMIHALDAGGFKDIGSEHQTWQAELWGNMIPPGSAPHRADLKRKFLDAVVSCPLEALPRRIDFFGIASQPDYHLDIFQALSARVPVTFHMLEPGDWTSSGLEDAALAGWNDSGGHFRRRLLHQAADVTSLFSASNRPTLLGMLQDDLLGGRAAAPPAPEPHSFQIHCCHGPMREVEILKDNLLWILQNRTDIEPRDILVLSPDLRKYQGYIQAVFDRGPDESHSIPYSVTSSDPLGPSALVRTFMRLLEIQLERWRKDDVLDLLECEAVRVRFGLNEADLSLIASWLEEAGAIWGIDGRDKENIGLPGLEAYTWNSACLRLTLGHAMPPDSHAIYGNVAPLDLVEGSDAIILGRLLDFLSALIRALAPLDDPETMAGWKARIDAIIDNLFDSDLAEELDGVRDCMDEAAEAQGVAQGVERVDLSVVRAILTDGVGSGIVSKGLFSGAVTFADMSALRGVPFKVIAVIGLSDEFPRADRRPGFDLMAVHPRPGDPCQRDDDRRLLLEAILSAREFLLLSYMGRTQTQNAELPPSILVAELLEYVCSRFPDAMRPSVRDHIVRVHHLQAHHPDYFTQKAGSRLFSFSRDHLECLSPPLVPPAAFRSILPDNPGLLPNPLPLGLLRSFLDNPSRFFLEKRLGVFLPRISDVAGSSEPLEGLDKLSEYILHKEMLDSVLAGSDVNELMPWLEHSNRLPPGTPGVLFAKDAGDLVSSMRERIMACTPEDGATLECGEVSLDGAVLTGEAALVYKKRMLRYRPATIKSKDKLKAWLDHLFVNALTGEPRETLVIGSQGPCLRFRPPADAKRELAVLVGFLRQGMREPLPFFPKTSTEFAQTVVTKRKPAYEGVSNARKAWFGFSTPSITVPGEGEDAHMARCFPNESHLEEPEFQETALTILTPMLEHAEEIHV; from the coding sequence ATGCCCGAACTCTCGGTGATCACAGGGAACCGTCTGGAAGTGCTTTTGCAGCAATTGCTCGATGGCGCGGGCACGGCGAATTCCCCTTTCGAGACACGCGCCGTGGTGGTGCAAAGCCGGGGGATGGAGCGCTTCCTGCGGTTGGAAATCGCCCGGCGGCAGGGAGTATGCCTTGGGTACTCATTCCCGTTCCCTGTGATGCTGGCCTACGAGTTGTTCGACCGTGTGCTCGGAAAGGGATGCGGCGCGCGGGCAGACAGCTTGCCGGTGATGACTTGGCGTGTGCTGGATCTGCTGCGTGACATCCCTGAGGGCGACGCCTTCTCTCCGGTGCGGGCCTACCTACTCGGCACGCCCACTCTCAACCGCTGGCAACTCTCCCGCGAGATCGCCAGGACCTTTGACAGATACCTCATATTCCGGCCGGAAATGATCCACGCCTTGGACGCCGGGGGCTTTAAGGACATCGGCTCGGAACACCAAACCTGGCAGGCCGAGCTCTGGGGGAACATGATCCCCCCGGGTTCCGCGCCGCACAGAGCCGACCTGAAAAGGAAGTTCCTTGATGCTGTGGTGTCCTGTCCATTGGAGGCGTTGCCCCGTCGGATTGACTTCTTCGGAATCGCCTCTCAGCCGGACTACCACCTCGACATCTTCCAGGCCCTGTCCGCCCGGGTTCCCGTGACGTTCCACATGCTCGAACCGGGGGATTGGACGAGTTCCGGCCTCGAAGACGCCGCTCTGGCGGGATGGAACGACTCCGGTGGCCATTTCAGGCGACGCCTCTTGCACCAGGCCGCGGACGTCACGTCCCTTTTCTCTGCGTCCAACCGTCCAACCCTTCTTGGGATGCTACAGGATGACCTGCTCGGCGGAAGGGCCGCCGCGCCACCAGCCCCCGAACCTCACTCGTTTCAGATCCACTGCTGCCACGGTCCGATGCGCGAGGTCGAAATTCTGAAAGACAACTTGCTCTGGATTCTCCAGAACAGGACGGATATCGAACCCAGGGATATCCTGGTGCTGAGCCCTGATCTGCGGAAATACCAGGGTTACATCCAGGCTGTGTTCGACCGCGGCCCGGACGAAAGCCACAGCATTCCGTACAGTGTCACATCCTCTGATCCGCTCGGACCGTCCGCCCTGGTGCGCACCTTCATGCGCCTTCTGGAGATTCAGCTGGAGCGCTGGCGCAAGGATGACGTGCTCGACCTGCTTGAATGCGAGGCGGTGCGTGTCCGTTTTGGGCTCAACGAAGCGGACCTGTCCCTGATCGCCTCCTGGCTGGAAGAAGCCGGCGCGATATGGGGTATCGACGGGCGCGACAAAGAGAATATCGGACTGCCCGGACTCGAGGCCTACACATGGAACTCCGCGTGCTTGCGCTTGACGCTTGGCCACGCCATGCCTCCGGACTCTCACGCGATCTACGGGAACGTAGCCCCCCTGGATCTCGTGGAGGGCAGCGACGCCATCATCCTAGGCCGCCTGCTGGACTTCCTGTCTGCCCTGATCCGCGCCCTTGCTCCCCTGGATGACCCGGAGACCATGGCGGGGTGGAAGGCGCGCATAGACGCCATCATCGACAACCTCTTCGACAGCGACCTCGCGGAGGAACTGGACGGCGTGCGAGACTGCATGGACGAAGCTGCGGAAGCACAGGGAGTTGCCCAGGGCGTGGAGCGCGTTGACCTCTCCGTGGTGAGGGCAATCCTCACGGACGGCGTGGGCTCCGGCATCGTCTCCAAGGGGCTTTTCAGCGGTGCAGTGACCTTCGCGGACATGAGCGCGCTACGCGGGGTGCCGTTCAAGGTTATAGCTGTCATTGGGCTATCGGACGAATTCCCCCGGGCCGACCGTCGCCCAGGGTTCGACCTGATGGCCGTACACCCTCGCCCTGGAGATCCCTGCCAGCGCGACGACGACCGGAGGCTCCTGCTGGAGGCGATCCTCTCCGCCCGGGAATTCCTGCTACTAAGCTATATGGGGCGCACCCAGACCCAAAACGCGGAATTGCCGCCCAGCATCCTCGTGGCCGAGTTGCTGGAATACGTCTGCTCCCGCTTCCCGGACGCGATGCGGCCAAGCGTGCGCGATCACATCGTCAGAGTCCACCACCTCCAGGCGCACCACCCCGACTATTTCACCCAAAAGGCCGGTTCGAGGCTGTTCAGCTTCTCAAGGGATCATCTCGAGTGCCTCTCGCCGCCCCTTGTCCCGCCGGCTGCCTTCCGCTCGATACTGCCGGATAACCCTGGCCTGTTGCCAAACCCGCTGCCACTGGGGCTGTTGCGCTCGTTCCTGGACAACCCGTCCAGGTTTTTCTTGGAGAAGCGTCTGGGGGTCTTTCTCCCCCGCATCAGCGATGTGGCTGGTTCATCAGAGCCTTTGGAGGGTCTGGACAAGCTCTCCGAGTACATCCTGCACAAGGAGATGCTGGATAGCGTCCTGGCGGGGTCTGATGTCAACGAACTCATGCCGTGGCTCGAACATTCCAATCGCCTCCCGCCGGGAACCCCGGGGGTGTTGTTCGCCAAGGATGCAGGCGACCTCGTTTCTTCCATGCGGGAAAGAATCATGGCTTGCACGCCTGAGGACGGCGCCACGCTCGAATGCGGCGAGGTGTCGTTGGACGGCGCAGTGCTCACGGGCGAGGCGGCGCTGGTCTACAAGAAGCGGATGCTCCGCTACAGGCCGGCCACCATCAAGTCCAAAGACAAACTGAAGGCCTGGCTGGACCATCTGTTCGTGAACGCACTCACCGGCGAGCCCCGGGAGACGCTTGTCATCGGTTCACAGGGGCCGTGCCTGCGCTTCCGGCCTCCCGCCGATGCGAAGAGAGAGTTGGCGGTGCTGGTCGGATTCCTGCGCCAGGGGATGAGGGAGCCGCTCCCCTTCTTTCCCAAAACCTCCACGGAGTTCGCCCAGACGGTCGTGACCAAGCGGAAGCCGGCCTACGAGGGGGTATCGAATGCTCGCAAGGCCTGGTTTGGATTCTCCACGCCTAGTATCACAGTACCGGGGGAAGGGGAGGACGCCCACATGGCTCGTTGCTTCCCGAACGAAAGCCATCTTGAGGAGCCCGAATTCCAGGAAACGGCTCTGACGATACTCACGCCGATGTTGGAGCATGCGGAGGAAATCCATGTCTAG